The Tripterygium wilfordii isolate XIE 37 chromosome 4, ASM1340144v1, whole genome shotgun sequence genome has a window encoding:
- the LOC119995941 gene encoding nuclear pore complex protein NUP214 isoform X2 has translation MASPPEESKGNGRVVELEEIEGDVVATTDYIFENIGQPVPVLKDSSSTAYDFESPPSQALAVSERFELTFAAHPSGFYAVRTKDVIDSAKEIKEKGTGLSLQELSVVDLPIGKVHILALSVDSSTLAVGVGGDIHLFAVDALLKKELKPAISCSLDESSCVKDIRWSNKPENAYVALSNQGELYHGGIDGSLNDVMNNIDAVEWSIKGKFIAVARKDTLSILSSKYEERLKMSLSFKSWSGNSDDNSIVKVDTIRWVRPDCIVLGCFRLTADGNEENYVVQVLKSKEGSITNASSQPAALSFYDIFPGLVDDIVPSGRGPYLFFSYLDQCELAIAANVKNTDQHIALLDWSRDDLKSEVAVLDIERDTWLPRIELQDNGDDNLIVGLCIDKVSVYGKVKVQLGVDEEKELSPYCILMCLTLEGKLVMFNLASATGYKVSPGIVPAFRDEEDTVTMLPAENSSSKLSSDMKEQNREQVASLQDVNRKEIDTSKAPEIPIRENLMSSEKTESSSLTLVSSHIRHKDTVTVNQEMETKANPNSFMVDGQQKVPAIGLHRDTDGHPTGFSSQKFLNSGQSTSKTSAVEGYYTGRDSSKLDAQRFSGFRSSNSSFVGKAPTDTPSQLNQNTLHKHVDLGTDSLGKNGPMGLQSALSQSWSGGKTMSSGGSDTRSQFLSFGNTQGKRTDNIGAYVGGMKVHGNIGEQTFKRDVSSKLSSIKFSSKPAESGGQKTTGTMKVDSLASTCSSQILSKEEISFGNSNIHKTDITKDEFKLPTPLGMVNCEPNRSKQFGNIKDMTRELDMLLESIEKDGGFKDSCTVLLKSSVETLETGIRALSDKCRIWKDTVDERVMEIQCLLDKTVEVLARKIYIGGIVKQASDSKYWDLWDRQKLSSELELKQRHILQLNQDITNQLIELERHFNTLELNEFGENGEVHAGRRALQSRFGSSRRLQSLHSLHNTMTSQLAAAEQLCECLSRQMALLNIESPAKQKNIKKELFETIGISYDASFSSPDLAKNVDSSSMTKILVASGSATKDQCKRRHSSGMKSSDSETARRRRDSLDRSWASFEPPKTTVKRILLQDSQKARASKSSSLIDKQLIGPYNLELSAGACPKDSSTQLTISYTPGNKGVQDTFLKQASEKQSTLFRWANEFSLASQSAGKSPPIYQTDNVFNSKSSPLLGQNASLSASKPSAMPFQNPFGGSWNKAEDKSGNGASQIVESEVARQAENNLIQNTYISTMLPSDTMPLREESGEFLNLNGELTLPKSSTIGSVKPTTAGTRGLTFGSGEHQDSPNATRATAYASHSPYQNVSPFGVVSREIQPSQNTSSFPTFSVSSSTSSSATINSSSSVSSLMSTPPSIVPTSTSMSSFSNAFTGSRVSTDANQNVSLTSSFSQVASSSDSFSPQAVKTLASRSMPSFSLSSTSVPHKTELQTSVGKLVSKTDGDTTIEPSVRAEPPRTPSESSLNLETVVSSTSTSEIPSEFLSESWDNLKIPNTMNNTPLSAQIGQPSAANIPYSAPVTVSDSTVSGKNDPLEVAVAEDEMEEEAPEVSHATELSLGGLGSFGLGSTSSPNAPKANPFGGVFGSAATNPISSPFPTTVPSGELFRPASFTFQPPQPSPPSQQTSPAAFSGGFGAANIAQAPTVGFGQPSQIGAGQQALGSVLGSFGQSRQLGTGFPGANSASASGFGGGFANAATAGGFAGVASTSGGFAGLASGGGGFVGAASAGGGFGGFAGAASAGGGFGNASSGGGGFGAFSSQGPGGFSAFSGGTGKPPELFTQIRK, from the exons ATGGCTTCTCCACCGGAGGAGTCAAAAGGCAATGGAAGAGTCGTAGAATTGGAAGAAATAGAAGGAGACGTCGTGGCAACCACCGACTACATCTTCGAGAACATTGGCCAACCGGTGCCGGTGTTAAAAGACTCGTCCTCTACCGCATATGACTTCGAAAGCCCTCCGTCGCAGGCTCTTGCAGTCTCGGAGCGTTTCGAGCTCACCTTCGCTGCTCACCCGTCTG GATTTTATGCTGTGAGGACCAAGGATGTTATTGATTCGGCCAAGGAAATCAAGGAGAAGGGGACGGGATTGTCTTTGCAAGAGTTGAGTGTTGTGGACCTTCCAATTGGGAAGGTTCACATTTTGGCTCTGTCTGTTGACTCTTCGACTCTCGCTGTTGGTGTTGGTGGAGATATTCATTTGTTTGCTGTCGATGCGCTTCTCAAGAAG GAGCTAAAACCAGCTATCTCTTGTTCACTCGACGAGTCAAGTTGTGTCAAAGACATACGATGGAGTAATAAGCCAGAGAATGCTTATGTTGCTCTTTCAAATCAAGGGGAGCTGTATCACGGGGGCATTGATGGCTCTCTAAATGATGTCATGAACAACATCGATGCtg TTGAATGGAGTATTAAAGGCAAGTTTATAGCTGTCGCAAGGAAGGACACCCTTAGCATTCTGTCTTCTAAATACGAAGAAAGGCTGAAGATGTCCCTATCATTCAAGTCATGGAGTGGCAATTCTGATGATAACTCCATTGTAAAAG TGGATACTATCAGGTGGGTCCGCCCTGATTGCATAGTTCTAGGATGCTTTCGACTGACTGCAGACGGCAACGAGGAAAATTACGTTGTGCAAGTACTCAAAAGCAAGGAAGGCAGCATTACTAAT GCTTCTTCTCAGCCAGCTGCTTTATCCTTCTATGATATCTTTCCAGGATTGGTCGATGACATTGTGCCCTCTGGAAGGGGACCTTATTTATTCTTTAGCTATTTAGACCAATG TGAGCTCGCAATTGCTGCAAATGTGAAAAATACAGATCAACATATTGCTTTGCTTGATTGGTCTCGAGATGATTTGAAGAGTGAAGTCGCAGTTCTTGACATTGAACGAGATACGTGGCTTCCAAGGATTGAGCTTCAAG ATAACGGTGATGATAATTTGATCGTTGGGCTTTGCATTGATAAGGTCTCTGTATATGGAAAAGTGAAAGTCCAACTTGGAGTTGACGAAGAGAAAGAACTTTCACCTTATTGTATTCTCATGTGTCTTACTCTAGAGGGAAAGCTTGTGATGTTTAATCTTGCAAG TGCTACAGGATATAAAGTCTCACCTGGGATTGTTCCTGCCTTTCGTGATGAGGAGGATACTGTGACTATGCTACCTGCTGAAAATAGTTCATCCAAACTATCTTCGGATATGAAGGAACAAAACCGAGAACAAGTTGCTTCATTGCAAGATGTGAACAGAAAGGAAATAGATACAAGTAAAGCTCCTGAAATTCCTATTAGGGAAAATCTGATGTCTTCAGAGAAGACTGAGAGTTCAAGTTTGACACTCGTGAGCTCTCACATAAGACACAAAGATACTGTAACTGTTAACCAGGAAATGGAGACAAAGGCAAATCCTAATTCTTTTATGGTTGATGGGCAGCAAAAAGTTCCTGCCATAGGGTTGCACCGGGACACCGATGGTCATCCTACAGGGTTTTCTTCACAGAAATTCTTAAATTCAGGTCAATCAACTTCAAAGACTTCAGCTGTTGAGGGTTATTATACGGGTAGAGATTCTAGCAAGTTGGATGCCCAAAGATTTTCTGGATTCAGATCTAGTAATTCTTCTTTTGTAGGAAAAGCTCCAACTGATACCCCCAGTCAATTGAATCAAAATACATTACATAAACACGTAGATCTGGGTACCGATTCACTGGGAAAAAATGGACCTATGGGTCTGCAGAGTGCCTTATCTCAGTCATGGTCAGGTGGGAAAACGATGTCTTCTGGTGGTTCTGATACCAGGTCTCAATTTTTATCTTTCGGCAATACACAAGGCAAAAGAACTGATAACATTGGAGCTTATGTTGGTGGTATGAAAGTTCATGGCAACATTGGTGAACAGACTTTTAAGAGGGATGTTTCCAGCAAATTATCTTCTATCAAATTTTCCTCTAAGCCAGCAGAGAGTGGAGGACAGAAAACAACTGGGACAATGAAGGTTGACTCATTGGCTTCTACTTGCAGCTCGCAAAttttgtccaaagaagaaatttCATTTGGGAATTCTAACATCCATAAGACTGACATTACCAAGGATGAATTTAAACTTCCAACTCCTCTGGGGATGGTGAATTGTGAACCAAACCGATCAAAACAATTTGGCAAT ATCAAAGATATGACCAGAGAGTTGGATATGCTTTTGGAAAGTATAGAAAAAGACGGTGGCTTCAAGGATTCCTGCACCGTTCTTCTGAAAAGCTCAGTTGAAACACTGGAGACGGGCATAAGAGCTCTCTCTGACAAATGCAGAATCTGGAAG GACACTGTGGATGAGCGGGTGATGGAGATCCAATGCCTTCTTGATAAAACTGTTGAAG TTTTGGCAAGGAAAATATACATAGGGGGTATTGTCAAGCAAGCTTCTGACAGTAAATATTGGGACCTCTGGGATCGTCAGAAGTTGAGTTCTGAACTTGAGCTGAAGCAGCGACATATCTTGCAATTAAACCAG GATATTACCAATCAGTTAATTGAGCTAGAGAGGCATTTCAATACCCTTGAGCTCAATGAATTTGGCGAGAATGGTGAAGTTCACGCTGGTCGAAGGGCTCTTCAAAGTAGATTTGGTTCTTCAAG GCGCCTACAATCCTTGCACAGTTTACATAACACAATGACTTCTCAATTGGCTGCTGCTGAACAACTTTGTGAATGTCTCTCAAGACAAATGGCTCTGCTGAATATTGAGTCacctgcaaaacaaaaaaatattaaaaaagaatTATTTGAAACTATTGGAATCTCCTATGATGCCTCTTTCAGCTCTCCAGATTTAGCAAAAAATGTTGACAGCTCTTCAATGACGAAAATACTAGTTGCTTCTGGATCTGCTACTAAAGATCAGTGCAAAAGGCGCCATTCAAGTGGTATGAAAAGTTCTGATTCGGAAACTGCGAGGAGACGGAGAGACTCGTTGGATCGG AGTTGGGCTAGTTTTGAGCCTCCAAAAACAACTGTGAAAAGGATCCTTTTGCAAGATTCTCAGAAGGCACGTGCGAGTAAATCGTCCTCATTGATTGATAAGCAGCTCATTGGTCCTTACAACCTGGAGCTATCAGCAGGTGCTTGCCCAAAGGATAGCTCGACTCAGTTGACCATTTCATACACGCCTGGAAACAAAG GTGTTCAGGATACATTCCTCAAACAGGCCTCTGAGAAACAGTCAACCCTGTTTAGATGGGCTAATGAATTTTCATTAGCATCACAGTCTGCTGGAAAAAGCCCTCCCATCTACCAAACTGACAATGTTTTCAACTCCAAATCATCTCCTTTGCTGGGTCAAAATGCATCATTGTCAGCATCCAAACCGTCTGCTATGCCATTCCAAAATCCTTTTGGGGGAAGTTGGAATAAAGCTGAAGATAAATCAGGCAATGGGGCCTCACAAATTGTGGAGTCTGAGGTTGCACGACAAGCTGAAAATAATCTCattcaaaatacatatatatctacaaTGTTGCCCTCAGATACAATGCCATTGCGGGAGGAATCCGGGGAGTTTCTAAATTTGAACGGCGAATTGACTTTGCCCAAAAGTTCAACAATTGGAAGTGTGAAGCCTACGACAGCTGGTACGAGAGGTTTGACTTTTGGATCTGGTGAACATCAGGACTCTCCAAATGCCACCCGAGCTACTGCTTATGCTTCCCACAGCCCGTATCAAAATGTTTCCCCTTTTGGTGTTGTATCACGTGAAATCCAGCCTAGTCAAAATACATCTTCTTTTCCTACATTCTCagtatcatcatcaacatcatcttCCGCAACAATCAATTCCTCATCATCTGTCTCATCTCTGATGTCTACTCCACCTTCAATTGTGCCAACATCTACATCTATGTCGTCATTTAGCAATGCTTTTACTGGCTCGAGAGTGAGCACAGATGCTAATCAAAATGTATCTTTGACATCTTCATTCTCTCAAGTCGCCTCCTCTTCTGATTCTTTCTCTCCTCAAGCTGTAAAGACACTGGCATCCAGGTCTATGCCCTCATTTTCTCTAAGTTCAACATCAGTGCCTCATAAGACTGAACTTCAAACCTCAGTGGGAAAACTTGTTTCAAAGACAGATGGAGATACTACAATAGAACCCTCTGTTCGAGCTGAACCTCCTAGAACTCCTAGCGAGTCTAGTTTGAATCTTGAAACTGTAGTGTCATCTACTTCTACATCTGAAATTCCATCTGAATTTTTATCTGAAAGCTGGGACAACTTGAAGATACCGAATACAATGAATAACACACCTTTAAGTGCTCAAATTGGACAGCCATCTGCTGCAAATATTCCTTACTCAGCACCTGTCACAGTGTCCGATTCTACTGTGAGTGGTAAAAATGATCCCTTAGAAGTTGCTGTTGCCGAGGATGAGATGGAGGAGGAGGCGCCTGAGGTAAGCCATGCAACTGAGCTTAGTTTGGGAGGTCTTGGCAGTTTTGGGCTTGGTTCGACTTCCAGCCCCAATGCTCCAAAAGCAAATCCATTCGGTGGTGTATTTGGGAGTGCAGCAACCAATCCAATAAGCTCTCCTTTCCCTACGACTGTTCCTAGTGGAGAGTTGTTTCGTCCTGCATCTTTTACCTTCCAGCCTCCGCAGCCTTCTCCACCATCCCAGCAAACAAGCCCGGCTGCATTCTCTGGTGGCTTTGGTGCTGCAAATATTGCTCAAGCTCCCACAGTTGGCTTTGGCCAGCCATCTCAGATTGGGGCAGGGCAGCAGGCGCTGGGATCGGTTCTTGGTTCTTTTGGGCAGTCAAGACAGCTTGGCACAGGTTTTCCAGGGGCTAATTCTGCTTCTGCAAGTGGTTTTGGTGGTGGTTTTGCAAATGCTGCAACAGCAGGTGGCTTTGCTGGTGTTGCTTCTACTAGTGGTGGATTTGCTGGTTTGGCCTCAGGTGGTGGTGGATTTGTTGGCGCGGCTTCAGCTGGGGGAGGATTCGGAGGATTCGCTGGAGCTGCCTCAGCTGGTGGTGGTTTTGGAAATGCTTCTTCAGGAG GTGGTGGATTTGGGGCCTTCAGCAGTCAGGGACCTGGTGGTTTCTCAGCTTTTAGTGGTGGCACTGGAAAACCTCCCGAGCTCTTCACACAGATCAGAAAATAG
- the LOC119995941 gene encoding nuclear pore complex protein NUP214 isoform X4, with the protein MTSKALRRRLLQSRSVSSSPSLLTRLDVIDSAKEIKEKGTGLSLQELSVVDLPIGKVHILALSVDSSTLAVGVGGDIHLFAVDALLKKELKPAISCSLDESSCVKDIRWSNKPENAYVALSNQGELYHGGIDGSLNDVMNNIDAVEWSIKGKFIAVARKDTLSILSSKYEERLKMSLSFKSWSGNSDDNSIVKVDTIRWVRPDCIVLGCFRLTADGNEENYVVQVLKSKEGSITNASSQPAALSFYDIFPGLVDDIVPSGRGPYLFFSYLDQCELAIAANVKNTDQHIALLDWSRDDLKSEVAVLDIERDTWLPRIELQDNGDDNLIVGLCIDKVSVYGKVKVQLGVDEEKELSPYCILMCLTLEGKLVMFNLASATGYKVSPGIVPAFRDEEDTVTMLPAENSSSKLSSDMKEQNREQVASLQDVNRKEIDTSKAPEIPIRENLMSSEKTESSSLTLVSSHIRHKDTVTVNQEMETKANPNSFMVDGQQKVPAIGLHRDTDGHPTGFSSQKFLNSGQSTSKTSAVEGYYTGRDSSKLDAQRFSGFRSSNSSFVGKAPTDTPSQLNQNTLHKHVDLGTDSLGKNGPMGLQSALSQSWSGGKTMSSGGSDTRSQFLSFGNTQGKRTDNIGAYVGGMKVHGNIGEQTFKRDVSSKLSSIKFSSKPAESGGQKTTGTMKVDSLASTCSSQILSKEEISFGNSNIHKTDITKDEFKLPTPLGMVNCEPNRSKQFGNIKDMTRELDMLLESIEKDGGFKDSCTVLLKSSVETLETGIRALSDKCRIWKDTVDERVMEIQCLLDKTVEGYAYMVVGGAKFNFFLARKIYIGGIVKQASDSKYWDLWDRQKLSSELELKQRHILQLNQDITNQLIELERHFNTLELNEFGENGEVHAGRRALQSRFGSSRRLQSLHSLHNTMTSQLAAAEQLCECLSRQMALLNIESPAKQKNIKKELFETIGISYDASFSSPDLAKNVDSSSMTKILVASGSATKDQCKRRHSSGMKSSDSETARRRRDSLDRSWASFEPPKTTVKRILLQDSQKARASKSSSLIDKQLIGPYNLELSAGACPKDSSTQLTISYTPGNKGVQDTFLKQASEKQSTLFRWANEFSLASQSAGKSPPIYQTDNVFNSKSSPLLGQNASLSASKPSAMPFQNPFGGSWNKAEDKSGNGASQIVESEVARQAENNLIQNTYISTMLPSDTMPLREESGEFLNLNGELTLPKSSTIGSVKPTTAGTRGLTFGSGEHQDSPNATRATAYASHSPYQNVSPFGVVSREIQPSQNTSSFPTFSVSSSTSSSATINSSSSVSSLMSTPPSIVPTSTSMSSFSNAFTGSRVSTDANQNVSLTSSFSQVASSSDSFSPQAVKTLASRSMPSFSLSSTSVPHKTELQTSVGKLVSKTDGDTTIEPSVRAEPPRTPSESSLNLETVVSSTSTSEIPSEFLSESWDNLKIPNTMNNTPLSAQIGQPSAANIPYSAPVTVSDSTVSGKNDPLEVAVAEDEMEEEAPEVSHATELSLGGLGSFGLGSTSSPNAPKANPFGGVFGSAATNPISSPFPTTVPSGELFRPASFTFQPPQPSPPSQQTSPAAFSGGFGAANIAQAPTVGFGQPSQIGAGQQALGSVLGSFGQSRQLGTGFPGANSASASGFGGGFANAATAGGFAGVASTSGGFAGLASGGGGFVGAASAGGGFGGFAGAASAGGGFGNASSGGGGFGAFSSQGPGGFSAFSGGTGKPPELFTQIRK; encoded by the exons ATGACTTCGAAAGCCCTCCGTCGCAGGCTCTTGCAGTCTCGGAGCGTTTCGAGCTCACCTTCGCTGCTCACCCGTCTG GATGTTATTGATTCGGCCAAGGAAATCAAGGAGAAGGGGACGGGATTGTCTTTGCAAGAGTTGAGTGTTGTGGACCTTCCAATTGGGAAGGTTCACATTTTGGCTCTGTCTGTTGACTCTTCGACTCTCGCTGTTGGTGTTGGTGGAGATATTCATTTGTTTGCTGTCGATGCGCTTCTCAAGAAG GAGCTAAAACCAGCTATCTCTTGTTCACTCGACGAGTCAAGTTGTGTCAAAGACATACGATGGAGTAATAAGCCAGAGAATGCTTATGTTGCTCTTTCAAATCAAGGGGAGCTGTATCACGGGGGCATTGATGGCTCTCTAAATGATGTCATGAACAACATCGATGCtg TTGAATGGAGTATTAAAGGCAAGTTTATAGCTGTCGCAAGGAAGGACACCCTTAGCATTCTGTCTTCTAAATACGAAGAAAGGCTGAAGATGTCCCTATCATTCAAGTCATGGAGTGGCAATTCTGATGATAACTCCATTGTAAAAG TGGATACTATCAGGTGGGTCCGCCCTGATTGCATAGTTCTAGGATGCTTTCGACTGACTGCAGACGGCAACGAGGAAAATTACGTTGTGCAAGTACTCAAAAGCAAGGAAGGCAGCATTACTAAT GCTTCTTCTCAGCCAGCTGCTTTATCCTTCTATGATATCTTTCCAGGATTGGTCGATGACATTGTGCCCTCTGGAAGGGGACCTTATTTATTCTTTAGCTATTTAGACCAATG TGAGCTCGCAATTGCTGCAAATGTGAAAAATACAGATCAACATATTGCTTTGCTTGATTGGTCTCGAGATGATTTGAAGAGTGAAGTCGCAGTTCTTGACATTGAACGAGATACGTGGCTTCCAAGGATTGAGCTTCAAG ATAACGGTGATGATAATTTGATCGTTGGGCTTTGCATTGATAAGGTCTCTGTATATGGAAAAGTGAAAGTCCAACTTGGAGTTGACGAAGAGAAAGAACTTTCACCTTATTGTATTCTCATGTGTCTTACTCTAGAGGGAAAGCTTGTGATGTTTAATCTTGCAAG TGCTACAGGATATAAAGTCTCACCTGGGATTGTTCCTGCCTTTCGTGATGAGGAGGATACTGTGACTATGCTACCTGCTGAAAATAGTTCATCCAAACTATCTTCGGATATGAAGGAACAAAACCGAGAACAAGTTGCTTCATTGCAAGATGTGAACAGAAAGGAAATAGATACAAGTAAAGCTCCTGAAATTCCTATTAGGGAAAATCTGATGTCTTCAGAGAAGACTGAGAGTTCAAGTTTGACACTCGTGAGCTCTCACATAAGACACAAAGATACTGTAACTGTTAACCAGGAAATGGAGACAAAGGCAAATCCTAATTCTTTTATGGTTGATGGGCAGCAAAAAGTTCCTGCCATAGGGTTGCACCGGGACACCGATGGTCATCCTACAGGGTTTTCTTCACAGAAATTCTTAAATTCAGGTCAATCAACTTCAAAGACTTCAGCTGTTGAGGGTTATTATACGGGTAGAGATTCTAGCAAGTTGGATGCCCAAAGATTTTCTGGATTCAGATCTAGTAATTCTTCTTTTGTAGGAAAAGCTCCAACTGATACCCCCAGTCAATTGAATCAAAATACATTACATAAACACGTAGATCTGGGTACCGATTCACTGGGAAAAAATGGACCTATGGGTCTGCAGAGTGCCTTATCTCAGTCATGGTCAGGTGGGAAAACGATGTCTTCTGGTGGTTCTGATACCAGGTCTCAATTTTTATCTTTCGGCAATACACAAGGCAAAAGAACTGATAACATTGGAGCTTATGTTGGTGGTATGAAAGTTCATGGCAACATTGGTGAACAGACTTTTAAGAGGGATGTTTCCAGCAAATTATCTTCTATCAAATTTTCCTCTAAGCCAGCAGAGAGTGGAGGACAGAAAACAACTGGGACAATGAAGGTTGACTCATTGGCTTCTACTTGCAGCTCGCAAAttttgtccaaagaagaaatttCATTTGGGAATTCTAACATCCATAAGACTGACATTACCAAGGATGAATTTAAACTTCCAACTCCTCTGGGGATGGTGAATTGTGAACCAAACCGATCAAAACAATTTGGCAAT ATCAAAGATATGACCAGAGAGTTGGATATGCTTTTGGAAAGTATAGAAAAAGACGGTGGCTTCAAGGATTCCTGCACCGTTCTTCTGAAAAGCTCAGTTGAAACACTGGAGACGGGCATAAGAGCTCTCTCTGACAAATGCAGAATCTGGAAG GACACTGTGGATGAGCGGGTGATGGAGATCCAATGCCTTCTTGATAAAACTGTTGAAG GATATGCTTACATGGTTGTTGGAGGAGCGAAATTTAACTTCT TTTTGGCAAGGAAAATATACATAGGGGGTATTGTCAAGCAAGCTTCTGACAGTAAATATTGGGACCTCTGGGATCGTCAGAAGTTGAGTTCTGAACTTGAGCTGAAGCAGCGACATATCTTGCAATTAAACCAG GATATTACCAATCAGTTAATTGAGCTAGAGAGGCATTTCAATACCCTTGAGCTCAATGAATTTGGCGAGAATGGTGAAGTTCACGCTGGTCGAAGGGCTCTTCAAAGTAGATTTGGTTCTTCAAG GCGCCTACAATCCTTGCACAGTTTACATAACACAATGACTTCTCAATTGGCTGCTGCTGAACAACTTTGTGAATGTCTCTCAAGACAAATGGCTCTGCTGAATATTGAGTCacctgcaaaacaaaaaaatattaaaaaagaatTATTTGAAACTATTGGAATCTCCTATGATGCCTCTTTCAGCTCTCCAGATTTAGCAAAAAATGTTGACAGCTCTTCAATGACGAAAATACTAGTTGCTTCTGGATCTGCTACTAAAGATCAGTGCAAAAGGCGCCATTCAAGTGGTATGAAAAGTTCTGATTCGGAAACTGCGAGGAGACGGAGAGACTCGTTGGATCGG AGTTGGGCTAGTTTTGAGCCTCCAAAAACAACTGTGAAAAGGATCCTTTTGCAAGATTCTCAGAAGGCACGTGCGAGTAAATCGTCCTCATTGATTGATAAGCAGCTCATTGGTCCTTACAACCTGGAGCTATCAGCAGGTGCTTGCCCAAAGGATAGCTCGACTCAGTTGACCATTTCATACACGCCTGGAAACAAAG GTGTTCAGGATACATTCCTCAAACAGGCCTCTGAGAAACAGTCAACCCTGTTTAGATGGGCTAATGAATTTTCATTAGCATCACAGTCTGCTGGAAAAAGCCCTCCCATCTACCAAACTGACAATGTTTTCAACTCCAAATCATCTCCTTTGCTGGGTCAAAATGCATCATTGTCAGCATCCAAACCGTCTGCTATGCCATTCCAAAATCCTTTTGGGGGAAGTTGGAATAAAGCTGAAGATAAATCAGGCAATGGGGCCTCACAAATTGTGGAGTCTGAGGTTGCACGACAAGCTGAAAATAATCTCattcaaaatacatatatatctacaaTGTTGCCCTCAGATACAATGCCATTGCGGGAGGAATCCGGGGAGTTTCTAAATTTGAACGGCGAATTGACTTTGCCCAAAAGTTCAACAATTGGAAGTGTGAAGCCTACGACAGCTGGTACGAGAGGTTTGACTTTTGGATCTGGTGAACATCAGGACTCTCCAAATGCCACCCGAGCTACTGCTTATGCTTCCCACAGCCCGTATCAAAATGTTTCCCCTTTTGGTGTTGTATCACGTGAAATCCAGCCTAGTCAAAATACATCTTCTTTTCCTACATTCTCagtatcatcatcaacatcatcttCCGCAACAATCAATTCCTCATCATCTGTCTCATCTCTGATGTCTACTCCACCTTCAATTGTGCCAACATCTACATCTATGTCGTCATTTAGCAATGCTTTTACTGGCTCGAGAGTGAGCACAGATGCTAATCAAAATGTATCTTTGACATCTTCATTCTCTCAAGTCGCCTCCTCTTCTGATTCTTTCTCTCCTCAAGCTGTAAAGACACTGGCATCCAGGTCTATGCCCTCATTTTCTCTAAGTTCAACATCAGTGCCTCATAAGACTGAACTTCAAACCTCAGTGGGAAAACTTGTTTCAAAGACAGATGGAGATACTACAATAGAACCCTCTGTTCGAGCTGAACCTCCTAGAACTCCTAGCGAGTCTAGTTTGAATCTTGAAACTGTAGTGTCATCTACTTCTACATCTGAAATTCCATCTGAATTTTTATCTGAAAGCTGGGACAACTTGAAGATACCGAATACAATGAATAACACACCTTTAAGTGCTCAAATTGGACAGCCATCTGCTGCAAATATTCCTTACTCAGCACCTGTCACAGTGTCCGATTCTACTGTGAGTGGTAAAAATGATCCCTTAGAAGTTGCTGTTGCCGAGGATGAGATGGAGGAGGAGGCGCCTGAGGTAAGCCATGCAACTGAGCTTAGTTTGGGAGGTCTTGGCAGTTTTGGGCTTGGTTCGACTTCCAGCCCCAATGCTCCAAAAGCAAATCCATTCGGTGGTGTATTTGGGAGTGCAGCAACCAATCCAATAAGCTCTCCTTTCCCTACGACTGTTCCTAGTGGAGAGTTGTTTCGTCCTGCATCTTTTACCTTCCAGCCTCCGCAGCCTTCTCCACCATCCCAGCAAACAAGCCCGGCTGCATTCTCTGGTGGCTTTGGTGCTGCAAATATTGCTCAAGCTCCCACAGTTGGCTTTGGCCAGCCATCTCAGATTGGGGCAGGGCAGCAGGCGCTGGGATCGGTTCTTGGTTCTTTTGGGCAGTCAAGACAGCTTGGCACAGGTTTTCCAGGGGCTAATTCTGCTTCTGCAAGTGGTTTTGGTGGTGGTTTTGCAAATGCTGCAACAGCAGGTGGCTTTGCTGGTGTTGCTTCTACTAGTGGTGGATTTGCTGGTTTGGCCTCAGGTGGTGGTGGATTTGTTGGCGCGGCTTCAGCTGGGGGAGGATTCGGAGGATTCGCTGGAGCTGCCTCAGCTGGTGGTGGTTTTGGAAATGCTTCTTCAGGAG GTGGTGGATTTGGGGCCTTCAGCAGTCAGGGACCTGGTGGTTTCTCAGCTTTTAGTGGTGGCACTGGAAAACCTCCCGAGCTCTTCACACAGATCAGAAAATAG